In Brachyhypopomus gauderio isolate BG-103 chromosome 11, BGAUD_0.2, whole genome shotgun sequence, a single genomic region encodes these proteins:
- the tomm5 gene encoding mitochondrial import receptor subunit TOM5 homolog, with protein MFKLEGLGPKTDPEEMKRKMREDVISSVRNFVIYVALLRVTPYVLKKLDSI; from the exons ATGTTTAAGTTAGAGGGGCTCGGTCCAAAGACGGACCCGGAGGAGATGAAGAGGAAAATGCGAGAGGATGTTATATCGTCCGTCCGCAACTTCGTGATATACGTGGCGCTGCTCCGAGTCA CACCGTACGTTTTGAAGAAGTTGGACAGCATATGA
- the LOC143526546 gene encoding uncharacterized protein LOC143526546 isoform X2: MEFNGLVSTTNGQTVLQKWGHGAAQTPPECFPNKRKRTDPNGSVGDRCDTLGSVSFKETLKKSSFVMIEGQRGVYYSERWETNGTTLYLPVSGSVLANMATYDQISFEQGCFCVGDTAGRFQHKAQGQAIHCWRYSMVERKLFIALSYFFTNLQVFQEVLHTLECL; encoded by the exons ATGGAATTCAATGGGCTAGTCTCCACCACCAACGGACAGACGGTTTTGCAGAAATGGGGACATGGAGCAGCCCAAACTCCACCAGAATGTTTTCCCAACAAACGTAAACGGACAGACCCAAATGGAAGTGTTGGCGATAGATGTGACACTTTAGGTTCAGTTTCTTTCAAAGAAACACTCAAAAAAA GCAGTTTTGTCATGATTGAGGGTCAGAGGGGTGTGTATTACTCTGAGCGCTGGGAGACCAATGGAACCACTCTGTACCTGCCTGTGAGTGGTAGCGTACTGGCCAACATGGCCACGTATGACCAGATCAGCTTTGAGCAGGGCTGCTTCTGCGTAGGTGATACGGCAGGGAGATTCCAACACAAAGCTCAAG GTCAAGCTATCCACTGCTGGAGATACAGCATGGTGGAGAGGAAGCTTTTCATCGCACTCTCTTACTTCTTCACAAACCTTCAA GTCTTCCAGGAGGTGCTCCACACTCTGGAGTGCCTGTAA
- the LOC143526546 gene encoding uncharacterized protein LOC143526546 isoform X1 gives MEFNGLVSTTNGQTVLQKWGHGAAQTPPECFPNKRKRTDPNGSVGDRCDTLGSVSFKETLKKSSFVMIEGQRGVYYSERWETNGTTLYLPVSGSVLANMATYDQISFEQGCFCVGDTAGRFQHKAQGQAIHCWRYSMVERKLFIALSYFFTNLQVFQEVLHTLECLPVLLGSDKEPRHRLWWYWRAGWVNRCTHIKGPCRSTQSCQSSLKDSVLLYTREH, from the exons ATGGAATTCAATGGGCTAGTCTCCACCACCAACGGACAGACGGTTTTGCAGAAATGGGGACATGGAGCAGCCCAAACTCCACCAGAATGTTTTCCCAACAAACGTAAACGGACAGACCCAAATGGAAGTGTTGGCGATAGATGTGACACTTTAGGTTCAGTTTCTTTCAAAGAAACACTCAAAAAAA GCAGTTTTGTCATGATTGAGGGTCAGAGGGGTGTGTATTACTCTGAGCGCTGGGAGACCAATGGAACCACTCTGTACCTGCCTGTGAGTGGTAGCGTACTGGCCAACATGGCCACGTATGACCAGATCAGCTTTGAGCAGGGCTGCTTCTGCGTAGGTGATACGGCAGGGAGATTCCAACACAAAGCTCAAG GTCAAGCTATCCACTGCTGGAGATACAGCATGGTGGAGAGGAAGCTTTTCATCGCACTCTCTTACTTCTTCACAAACCTTCAA GTCTTCCAGGAGGTGCTCCACACTCTGGAGTGCCT TCCTGTACTGCTTGGTTCAGACAAGGAGCCGAGACACAGACTCTGGTGGTACTGGAGAGCTGGTTGGGTAAACAGATGTACCCATATAAAGGGACCGTGTCGCTCCACACAGTCCTGTCAGAGCAGTCTGAAAGATTCTGTTCTGCTCTACACACGTGAGCATTAG